From one Bacteroides fragilis NCTC 9343 genomic stretch:
- a CDS encoding TetR/AcrR family transcriptional regulator has product MKITRDELLIAAFKLFMSVNYEKASFAELGKMLGMSKAGIFKYYKNKQELFIAVVDKFWFSTQNPRNKFTETNGTFAEFIDEYVRGVQRTMDMLGDLIGAEREKVAQGKFTYHAQYFHFLFQLLQYDPDAKEKLRNLVEVDYAYWRAAIQRAIATGELREDVDVEDAVVMFRQVYMGLSFEMAFMGGLNTQRLAKHLHAVYSLLKR; this is encoded by the coding sequence ATGAAAATTACCCGTGATGAATTACTGATAGCCGCGTTCAAGCTGTTTATGTCCGTGAACTATGAAAAAGCCAGTTTTGCGGAACTTGGAAAGATGCTTGGAATGTCGAAAGCCGGAATATTCAAATACTACAAGAACAAACAGGAACTATTTATTGCCGTAGTGGATAAATTTTGGTTCAGCACGCAAAATCCACGAAACAAATTCACTGAAACAAACGGTACATTTGCCGAATTTATAGACGAATATGTGCGTGGCGTACAACGGACAATGGATATGCTGGGCGACCTGATAGGTGCAGAGCGGGAAAAGGTGGCACAAGGAAAGTTCACATATCACGCCCAATATTTTCATTTTCTGTTTCAACTGCTCCAATACGATCCTGATGCAAAAGAAAAACTCCGTAATCTTGTAGAGGTTGATTATGCTTACTGGCGTGCCGCTATACAACGTGCCATAGCTACCGGAGAACTAAGAGAGGATGTGGATGTAGAGGATGCGGTAGTCATGTTCCGGCAGGTTTACATGGGACTTTCGTTTGAAATGGCATTTATGGGCGGATTGAACACCCAGAGGCTTGCCAAACATCTACATGCCGTTTACTCCTTATTAAAGCGTTAA
- a CDS encoding membrane protein, whose amino-acid sequence MIMKKFLFILTVITCFFASSVEARRVRFTIPVDNSIPKVVTLPDSSYYKTDEGSHLDLGYIEEDGKRTLVLFSESKPDTYYDISDEYAEAICRDLNVEELDTLIPKPTFWDQWGGSILFYGIVALVVIGVVSYLKDFIFNLLGLSKKKEEEE is encoded by the coding sequence ATGATTATGAAAAAGTTCTTGTTTATTTTAACGGTAATTACCTGTTTTTTTGCAAGCAGTGTTGAAGCACGACGTGTGAGGTTTACAATCCCTGTGGACAACAGCATCCCGAAAGTAGTCACTCTTCCGGACAGTTCCTATTATAAAACAGATGAGGGCAGTCATTTAGACTTAGGCTATATCGAAGAAGATGGCAAACGTACCCTTGTACTATTCTCTGAGTCCAAGCCTGATACTTATTACGACATTTCGGACGAATATGCAGAAGCTATTTGTAGGGACTTGAACGTAGAAGAATTGGACACTCTTATCCCCAAGCCTACATTTTGGGATCAATGGGGTGGTAGCATCCTTTTCTACGGTATTGTCGCATTAGTGGTTATCGGTGTGGTGAGTTATCTGAAAGATTTTATATTCAATCTTTTGGGGCTGTCGAAAAAGAAAGAAGAGGAGGAGTGA
- a CDS encoding DUF1266 domain-containing protein has protein sequence MTDFNWMLWIVTPIIIVYYLYRHVWPAVRKFIRLFQGIRINPRSHLTEAEYKKLSVGSLYALQQGAYLNSLTLDIKDKLPTILADWWGICNAQDAKQTLEYLGKKGFAYYFPHVYQAFLLDDEEAKDRIFQQHMDSQEDYDKAVEQLHNLEDCYDELLECGTITCREDLLRYGVTGWDAGRLNFMARACYDMKYISEDEAWHYINHAYEMVHSHFSSWHDFAMSYVIGRALWGGKSASNSGMMYMAEDLLKSEKSPWTKIEW, from the coding sequence ATGACTGACTTTAATTGGATGCTTTGGATAGTAACTCCAATCATCATCGTTTACTATCTTTATCGTCACGTATGGCCTGCCGTACGCAAGTTTATTCGCCTTTTTCAGGGCATACGCATCAATCCCCGTTCTCACTTGACGGAAGCGGAGTACAAGAAGCTGTCCGTAGGTTCACTTTATGCCTTGCAGCAGGGAGCCTATCTTAACTCCCTGACACTGGACATCAAGGATAAGCTTCCCACCATTCTTGCCGATTGGTGGGGCATCTGTAATGCCCAAGATGCCAAGCAGACTTTGGAATACCTCGGAAAAAAGGGATTTGCTTATTACTTCCCCCACGTTTATCAAGCTTTTCTGTTGGATGACGAGGAGGCGAAAGACCGGATTTTCCAGCAACACATGGATAGTCAGGAGGATTATGACAAAGCCGTGGAACAATTGCACAATCTCGAAGATTGCTACGATGAATTGCTGGAGTGTGGTACTATCACTTGTCGGGAAGACCTACTGCGCTACGGTGTAACGGGTTGGGATGCCGGACGTCTTAACTTCATGGCACGTGCTTGCTATGACATGAAGTATATCTCTGAAGACGAAGCGTGGCATTACATAAATCATGCTTACGAAATGGTGCACAGCCATTTTTCCTCATGGCATGACTTTGCTATGAGCTACGTCATCGGGCGTGCCCTATGGGGAGGTAAAAGCGCATCCAATTCAGGCATGATGTATATGGCAGAGGATTTACTGAAAAGTGAGAAAAGCCCGTGGACAAAAATCGAATGGTAA